A region of the Peredibacter starrii genome:
ATGTCCTAAAATTCTATTGCTTCGATTATTAAGTGGCAAAGAACAGATTCTTACAGGAAAATGTCAGAATGAAGACCATTCTCATCCTGTTGTTTCTCGTGAGCTGCTCACAAGTGCCTACAAAAAAAGGCGATGATGACGTCTCTCTTGATGCGGCCCTAAACCAGGCCCAAATGTCTTACTTAAAAGGCTGTGTAGACGCCAAGAAAGAGCTTAAAATCCCAGAGGTTTTTGAGGGCTGTAGGGACAAGTCACTACTTTACCGTCAAGAACTTGAAGAGATCATGGGGCAAGGCCTATAATTGGATTAACAAGGGGCATATATGAGAACCTATAATCAGTGGATGGATGAATATGGAGTGAGTCATCAAAATCATACTAATCAGCTCATTCATAAGATTTGTGTTCCTTTGATCATGCTCACTGTTGTTGGATTTCTCTGGTGTATCCCAACTCCCGCTGTCTTCGCCTCAATTCCATTTCTCAATTGGGCCACTCTCTTCATCGCTGGCTGTTTGTGCTTTTATCTCAGTCTGAACTTTATTCAGTTTTTGGGAATGATCGTTCAAACCTTCATCATGTGTTTTATCTGCCATCACCTTTATCAGGCAGGAATTCTTCTTCCATTCTGTATTATTGTTTTTGTCCTGGCATGGATTGGACAATTTTGGGGACACAAGATCGAAGGTAAAAAACCATCTTTTCTACAAGATATTGCCTTTCTTCTGATTGGCCCACTTTGGGTAACGAGATTTTTTTATCGTAAGATTGGAATCAATGTTTAAGATTGGTCATCTCTTCCGGACGTACCCACTTATCGAAGTCCTCAGCTGATACTAACCCGAGCTCTACAGCGACCTCTTTCAGAGTTTTATTCTCTTTGTGGGCCTTCTTCGCGATCTTGGCGGCATTGTCATAACCGATATGAGGATTAAGTGATGTCACGAGCATGAGTGAGTTTCGTAAGTGCTCTTCAATGGTTTTTAGCCTTGGTTCAATTCCGCTTACGCAAAATTTTTCAAAGCTTAAACAGCCATCTGTTAACAAACGAACACTTTGTAGGAAGTTGTGAATAAGAAGGGGCTTAAACACATTAAGCTCAAAGTTTCCGGATGCTCCACCAATTCCAATCGCCACGTCATTGCCCATCACCTGGGCACATAACATTGTCATTGCTTCACACTGAGTAGGATTCACTTTCCCTGGCATGATGGATGAGCCGGGCTCATTCTCAGGAATGGAAATTTCACCCAACCCACTTCGTGGACCACTCGCGAGCCATCTGATGTCATTGGCAATTTTGATGAGCGAGGCAGCGAGACCTTTCAGAGCACCATGGGCCTGAACAAGAGCATCGTTTGCCGCAAGGGCCTCAAACTTATTAGGAGCCGAGACAAATTGTATTCCAGTGTATTTTGAAATCACACCCGCGGCCTTTTCCGCAAAGCCTTTAGGAGCATTAAGTCCGGTTCCTACCGCAGTTCCCCCTAAAGCTAATTCTGATAAATGCGGGAGTTGAGCTTCAATATGTTTCATTGAATGCTCTAATTGAGAAACATAACCCGAAAGTTCCTGGCCCAGAGTAATGGGAGTTGCGTCCATTAAATGAGTGCGACCGATCTTCGTCACTTCCCAATAGTCTTCAGACTTTTTCTTGAATGTATTTTTTAATTTTTCTACTGCAGGGAGAAGATCCATCAAGATCACTCGAGTGGCGGCGATACTCATGGCAGTAGGAAAAACGTCATTGGAACTTTGCCCTTTGTTGACGTCATCATTCGGGTGAACAAGCTTGTCGCCTTTTTTTCCGCCGAGAATCTCATTGGCAATATTGGCGATCACTTCGTTCACATTCATATTGGTCTGAGTTCCACTTCCCGTCTGCCAGACCGCAAGAGGAAACTCTTCTTTATGAATTCCGGTGAGAATTTCATCGGCCGCACCTTTAATGGCGAGAGTTTTAGCAATGGGCATTGCCTTCATCTCTTCATTGACTTGTGCGGCCGCCTTCTTGATCAAGACCAGGGCCTTAATCAATTCAGTATCCATTTTCTCATGGGAGATTTTAAAGTGATGGAGAGATCTCTGTGTCTGAGCGCCCCAGTAATGGTTCGCTGGAACTTCAATCTCTCCGAATGAGTCTTTTTCGATTCGAACATTGTCCTTCATAGAAGGAGCTTAGCGAGTGTGTTCCATCTTACAGCGCTTCTTCACACCGCTGGCATAGACATCAACCTTAGGAGGATTGCCCTCAACATAACTTGGTTGAATAAAAGTATAAGTTGGATTGCCTTGTTTGAAATCATCGCTTTTTAGATCAGTTTCAAATTCTGTAGTCTTCATTGAGTTCTCATGGAAAGCAGAACCGTCTTTAGCTACTAGTTTTGTTTTTGTGTCACCTTGAACAGCAAGCACATATTTCTCGCCTTCTTTAGCAAGAATCTGAACCTTCTCATCGCAAGAAGTTGTTTCCGCCACTACTTTCCAGTCTTGAGCGGCCCAAACAACTGATGACATTGATAGAAGGGATATAAGGAAGAGGTGTCTCATTGCAAACTCCTAGGCTTTGAGCGTGGTTTGATTCGCGCTTGAAGATAACTTATCTTCCGAGCGAAAATCTCTGAACGCCGAGTCGCCTAGACCTAAATTCTACCTTGAGATCAGTCTTACTTTAACTCTGCTAGTGCCGTGGCAATTCTTCTAACTGCTTCACGAATCTTATCTTCAGAAGTTGCGTAAGAAAGACGCAGATAATTAGGAGCGCCAAAGGCCCCACCCGGAGTCATGGCCACATGTCCTACATTTAGGAGATACATGCAAAGATCTTTTGCGTCTTTAATGACAGTGTCACCGTTCTTCTTTCCGAAGTATGCAGATACTTCAGGGAATAAATAGAAAGCGCCACCAGGATTGTTTAATTTAAGATTCGGAACTTCTTTCATCAAAGAGATAAGAAGATCACGACGATTCTTAAAAGCTTCCTGCATCGTTTTTACGACCGCAGGATCAGCATTCACGGCCGCAACGGCAGCACGCTGAGAAATTGAACTTGGACCAGAAGTAAACTGACCTTGAATTTTCACACAGGCCTTTGCCACCTCTTCCGGGGCACCAAGATAACCAAGTCTCCAACCGGTCATCGCGTAACCTTTCGAGAGACCATTTACTGTCACTGTACGATTAGCAAGTTCTGGAATTGAACCGATTGAGAACATTTTTTCAGTGAAGCTAATGTATTCATAAATTTCATCAGAAACGATCAATACATGAGGATTCTTTTTGAACACTTCTCCCAGAGCACGAAGTTCTTTTTCAGTGTACATGGTCCCGGTTGGGTTACATGGATTTGAGAACAAGAACATTTTCGTTTTTGGAGTAATGGCCTTTTCAAGCTGCTCTGGAGTGATTTTGAAATCAGCTTTGTAATCCGTTTGGATCTCAACGACCTTCCCTTCATTAAGCTGGATCATTTCTGAATAGCTCACCCAATAAGGTGCAGGAAGAATCACTTCGTCACCTGGATTCACAGTCGCCATGACAACGTTAATGATCGATTGTTTAGCACCAGTTGAAACCACAATCTGTGAAGGCCTGTAGTTCAAATTATTATCACGCTTAAATTTAGCAGAGATTGCTTCTTGAAGATCTTTGTATCCTGGCACAGGAGTGTAATAAGAGAAATTTTTATCGATCGCTTCTTTAGCGGCAGTTTTAATGAAGTCCGGTGTTGCAAAATCCGGCTCACCTAAACTCATGTTGATAACGTTAACGCCTTTTTCTTTAAGCTCATTCCCTAAACGGGCCATGGCCAATGTTTCAGACTCAGCTAACTTTTCAACTCTATTCGATAAAAAACTCATGTAAATGATCCCTGAGGAGAATGGTTCGTCTCCCCAGAGTATCATTAAAAAGGTATTGCTGAAAGGCTTGAAAGAAGTTCCGTATTAACGGAATGTGACCTGTACCGGGCAATGGTCAGAGACAGACTGGTAACTTACACCAAGGTTCTGTGGTGTCGCAGGACGACAGTCCGTCATGGCACAATGTGCCCCAACTCTCACATCCATCACCTGAGCTACGTTTTTATCCTGAAGAACAATGTGATCCAAGATTGACGGTTGGAACTCAGCACCGCCCTGTGTTCCCTTCCAGTAGTTAGTACACCCAATGTTTTCCGCCATGGTTCTCACGCCGGTTCCAGAGAGCATATCTTCAAATCTTTGATAATCTTCGTTTTGAAGGTTGTAACCAGTGGTATTGAAGTCCCCAAGAAGGATTAAATTTTGAGCAGCATATTTTTTAACTAACCCGCCTAGGTTTTGATACTGCTTCCACCGTTGAGACATAGCACGATTGTCACCACCGGCCTTCAAGTGTACTGCTCCAAAGGTATAGATCTTTTTCGAAGCGATGTGCATGAGAGTAACCAGAAGCGCCGGTCTTAATGATCCACAAGAATTATTGTTTGAACCAGAGAAGCTTAGATCTTCTACTGTGCTCATGAATTCAAAAACTTTTGGATTATAAACCACCGCAAGATTTTGTTTACCGAAACCACCGCAGTTGGACATCTGGTAAGCATAGCCTGGAAGATTTTGTTTAATGAGTGAGTCAAATGCAGTTCTGTTAACGACCTCTTCGAAGGCCATTACATCACTTTGTACTGACTTAATAATTTTTCCAAGTTCAGCAATGTTGGTTTGACCAGAACCAGGATCTTTATCAAAGTTCCTAATGTTGTAAGTCGATACACTCCATTTGGCCCATGCATGGGAACTCAAAAGGAGGATGAGAAGAAATGAAAACTTCATGCACACATCCATGTTAAAAGTTTTTTTGCACTTTAATTGAAGGATGTGCGAGATCAAATGGCAATGCTAATCTGCTGAATTAATTTAGCTTAACACGAAACTGACAGATGCTTACTTTGATGAAAATGCGTTTTTCAAAATTTCGATAAGTTCGTCACGCTTCTCAGGAGACACTTTGGCACTATCAAAATGCTGCATCTGTAACCAAGGCGGATTTTTGAAATTTGGATCACTCTCATAACGCGGAAAGAAATGCCAATGCACATGATCAACCACATTTCCTAAGCTGCACATGTTCATTTTTTTTGGTTGGAAAACTTTTTGAATGACTTCGTGGGCCCTCATCATTTCTTGAAATAGTTCTTCACGTTTTGGTGATGGAACATCTGTCATCTCGCGATAATGATCTTTCGTCACGAGTACACAGTAGCCTTGATAATATTGATGCTCACCTAAATACAAATAAGAATTTTTGAACTCGTGAATGAGAAAAGGATACTTTCCTTCCGCCGTATTTTTTGATCTTTCACACAATGGGCAATTCATAAAACCTCAGTACAGAATTTTTCGATGCATCCAACCTGTAAAACTTCTTCGTTCACGTTTGGCCGGTTTTACTTCGTGAGGAAATTTCTCACTTAAAAAACAAATGAATGATCCAGGAACAGGTTTAACCGTTTCCAAAATCGAATCATCTTTATCATAGATAACTAACTCTCCCCCATCATTTTCATTCCATTCATCATGAAGATAAAAAATGAATGAGAGCACTCGGGACGATTCCAATCCGTGTCGATCAGAGTGTTTGGTATAATAAGTTCCTGGAGGATAGTAGGCCAGGTGACATTCAAAATCCTTCAAACCTAAAAAGAAGTGACCGTTTAGCGCTTCTTTGAGCTCCGTAAGAAAATGTACCAGATGCCTGAATGTTGCCGGTGGTTCATGGGGATCGATCCAAAACGTGTAATCGCCACGTATGTTCTCAGCGCGCTGAAGGTTCTCACCTTTCCCGACCTTCGCTGGAACAAATTCGCTTCGGCGATGGTCAAAGAAGTCTTTGATCTCGGCCAGCTCCGTAGGACCAATTACTCCGGTCCTATGACTCCAGCCTTTTCCTTCTATTTCCTGAATAATTTGCTCAATCATTCCTATTCCTAACGGCAAAGTTCCCCCCAATTGTATGCAGTTATCAGTAGAGAGAGAATAAAAATATCTATTACCTACAAAGGGGTGACTAATGAAAGGATTTCTAGTCCTTGCAGCTCTACTTATCGGTCAGACTGCATCGGCCAACGTGCTTCGTGAATACAAAAAAGAATGTAAGAGCACTGTGGTAACTGTTGATGAAGTGATTAAGAACGAACACATCAGAGGTCACATCACTGGACTTCCAGCTGACGCGTATGAAAAGTTCAAAGTTGTGTTCTATGTGAAAACCAATCGCTGGTATGTTCACCCGTATACTTATACTGAAGGTCAGGAAGAAGGTTATAGCTACTCTAATCTGAATGCGAACGGTGAATTCTGGGTGAGAACGCTTAGACGTGATGTTCCTTCAAAAGAACTTGCGGTGGTTCTTGTGCCGAAAAATTACAAGATCGTCACTCAAAGATGGTTACTAAAACCTTTCTTGGGAATTTTCGGTGGAATCACGAAGAACTCGTGTAGTCACACAATCGTGCCTGGTAACGGCGACTTCTTTCTTTAAAAAAATTAGGGGACCTTAGGTCCCCTTTTTTTTACAACTGATTTAATTTCTTTCTTAAAATCATTCCTAACATGACAGCAACAACCGCCAGAGACGTTGCTAGACCTACCCAAAAGCCCTGTGCCTCAAGACCACTGAAGAATCCTAGATAGTAACCAAGTGGAATACCAATCAACCAATAGCCGGTGAAGATCGCCAATGAAGAGGCCTTGGTAATGGAAAGACCTCGAAGAATTCCTGCAATCGTAACTTGAGCACCATCAAAGAGCTGAAAGCAAGCGACCCAAAATAAAAGTTTCTTTCCAAAATCAACCACCAGGTTGTCATCGGTATAAAGACCCATAACCACTTCTGGAAATAGATAAAAGAAAAGACCGGTCATGAGAGTAAAACAAAATGAAGCGAATAAACTTACCTGAGAAAAGATTCTGACATTTTCGTAATTCTTCTCTCCATAAGCGTGCCCGACTTTCACCCCTACCGCTGCAGAGATGGACATCGGAATCATGAAAGATAGTGAACCAATATTAAGCGCAAGATTATTGGCCGCAGTCTGGATGGCGTCGAACTTCCCAACAAATAAGGTCACCGCACAGAACGCCATAATTTCAAAAAAGAGAGAGGCGGTAATCGGAGTTCCCAATCGGAGAAGCTCTTTCATGAAGTTCCAGTTAACTTTCTTCGAGGACTTCCAATATTTATAAGTCATGGCAAAAAGCCCTGTTGCCATGAGCATTCGAACAATCAGACTCGCCCATGCAAGACCCTGCTCTTTTAACTCTGGCATGCCATAAACACCATAAACAAATGAGTAGTTAAAATAGAGATTCACAAACACGGCAAGCATCGCCAGGATGTTGGCGGCGAGAGTTTTTTCCTGAGACTGAAAGAACTCCTTAGAGCTTTGATAGAAGCAAAGTCCAAAAGAAGAAAAACTTGTGATCAAAATATAATCGAGAATGATCGGTTGAAGAGTCGGCCCATAATTTAACCATGGAACGATCTGAATACTTAAATAGGTCAGAACGAAAGAAACAAGTCCCACAAAAAAACTATAAAGAGTTACGGTCCAGAAATAATCATCAATCGATTCACCATTCCCTCTTTTCTGGGCAAGAAGTGGTGAGATCGCAAACTGCATTCCTAGAAGTGAAATCTGAATCGGATTGGCGATAGAGATCGCAAGCCCAATGGCGGCGAGACACTCACGGGAATAGCGACCGGCGATAATCATATCTCCGGTTCCCACTAACATAAGACCTAGTTGTCCAAAAATAATCGGTAAAGCAAAAATCAGAAGCTGCTTTAAAGCTTCTTTACGAGGCAGAACATTTGTCGTCATAAATTACTCAATACTGGGTGCTTGGATAAACTCTTCAAACTCTTCCTGATAAGAAAGAAGTTTGGGATCTTTAATTCGATCCACATATAAAACGCCTTGCAGATGATCTAGTTCATGTTGCAACACAGTCGCTAAAAAACCTTCGGCCACAAGTTCCTGGGGCTCGGCTTTTTCATTCAGATAACGAACGCGAACTTTTTTTGGCCGCTCAACAAAACCGCGCAGACCCGGGACTGATAGACAGCCTTCCCAAAAGCCTTGCTCTTCATTGGTGAGATATTCAATCTTTGGATTAACAAATGTTGTAAGTGGAAGGTTCACCTCTTCACCGTAGCGATTAAAGCCCATGAGTTCAATGATGGCCACCTGCAAATCAACTCCGATCTGAGGAGCAGCAATTCCAATTCCGCCGTAATGCTTCATCGAATCTTTAAGATCAATCAATAACTGACGAAACTTGTCAGACAAAAGGTAATCTTTTGATATCTCTTGTGTCTTTTTCCTTAAAATCGGATTTCCCATACGGCATATTGGCTGAATCATAAGTCCCTCATGCAATTAGGAGGAAAAAATTGCCTTTTTCCTCATGAACAAGACGCTATAACCGATAAGCCTGATCGAACAATAGGTCTATCAAGGTCAAC
Encoded here:
- a CDS encoding endonuclease/exonuclease/phosphatase family protein produces the protein MKFSFLLILLLSSHAWAKWSVSTYNIRNFDKDPGSGQTNIAELGKIIKSVQSDVMAFEEVVNRTAFDSLIKQNLPGYAYQMSNCGGFGKQNLAVVYNPKVFEFMSTVEDLSFSGSNNNSCGSLRPALLVTLMHIASKKIYTFGAVHLKAGGDNRAMSQRWKQYQNLGGLVKKYAAQNLILLGDFNTTGYNLQNEDYQRFEDMLSGTGVRTMAENIGCTNYWKGTQGGAEFQPSILDHIVLQDKNVAQVMDVRVGAHCAMTDCRPATPQNLGVSYQSVSDHCPVQVTFR
- a CDS encoding HIT family protein; amino-acid sequence: MNCPLCERSKNTAEGKYPFLIHEFKNSYLYLGEHQYYQGYCVLVTKDHYREMTDVPSPKREELFQEMMRAHEVIQKVFQPKKMNMCSLGNVVDHVHWHFFPRYESDPNFKNPPWLQMQHFDSAKVSPEKRDELIEILKNAFSSK
- a CDS encoding 2OG-Fe(II) oxygenase, with the protein product MIEQIIQEIEGKGWSHRTGVIGPTELAEIKDFFDHRRSEFVPAKVGKGENLQRAENIRGDYTFWIDPHEPPATFRHLVHFLTELKEALNGHFFLGLKDFECHLAYYPPGTYYTKHSDRHGLESSRVLSFIFYLHDEWNENDGGELVIYDKDDSILETVKPVPGSFICFLSEKFPHEVKPAKRERRSFTGWMHRKILY
- a CDS encoding pyridoxal phosphate-dependent aminotransferase, with product MSFLSNRVEKLAESETLAMARLGNELKEKGVNVINMSLGEPDFATPDFIKTAAKEAIDKNFSYYTPVPGYKDLQEAISAKFKRDNNLNYRPSQIVVSTGAKQSIINVVMATVNPGDEVILPAPYWVSYSEMIQLNEGKVVEIQTDYKADFKITPEQLEKAITPKTKMFLFSNPCNPTGTMYTEKELRALGEVFKKNPHVLIVSDEIYEYISFTEKMFSIGSIPELANRTVTVNGLSKGYAMTGWRLGYLGAPEEVAKACVKIQGQFTSGPSSISQRAAVAAVNADPAVVKTMQEAFKNRRDLLISLMKEVPNLKLNNPGGAFYLFPEVSAYFGKKNGDTVIKDAKDLCMYLLNVGHVAMTPGGAFGAPNYLRLSYATSEDKIREAVRRIATALAELK
- a CDS encoding MATE family efflux transporter; translation: MTTNVLPRKEALKQLLIFALPIIFGQLGLMLVGTGDMIIAGRYSRECLAAIGLAISIANPIQISLLGMQFAISPLLAQKRGNGESIDDYFWTVTLYSFFVGLVSFVLTYLSIQIVPWLNYGPTLQPIILDYILITSFSSFGLCFYQSSKEFFQSQEKTLAANILAMLAVFVNLYFNYSFVYGVYGMPELKEQGLAWASLIVRMLMATGLFAMTYKYWKSSKKVNWNFMKELLRLGTPITASLFFEIMAFCAVTLFVGKFDAIQTAANNLALNIGSLSFMIPMSISAAVGVKVGHAYGEKNYENVRIFSQVSLFASFCFTLMTGLFFYLFPEVVMGLYTDDNLVVDFGKKLLFWVACFQLFDGAQVTIAGILRGLSITKASSLAIFTGYWLIGIPLGYYLGFFSGLEAQGFWVGLATSLAVVAVMLGMILRKKLNQL
- the fumC gene encoding class II fumarate hydratase → MKDNVRIEKDSFGEIEVPANHYWGAQTQRSLHHFKISHEKMDTELIKALVLIKKAAAQVNEEMKAMPIAKTLAIKGAADEILTGIHKEEFPLAVWQTGSGTQTNMNVNEVIANIANEILGGKKGDKLVHPNDDVNKGQSSNDVFPTAMSIAATRVILMDLLPAVEKLKNTFKKKSEDYWEVTKIGRTHLMDATPITLGQELSGYVSQLEHSMKHIEAQLPHLSELALGGTAVGTGLNAPKGFAEKAAGVISKYTGIQFVSAPNKFEALAANDALVQAHGALKGLAASLIKIANDIRWLASGPRSGLGEISIPENEPGSSIMPGKVNPTQCEAMTMLCAQVMGNDVAIGIGGASGNFELNVFKPLLIHNFLQSVRLLTDGCLSFEKFCVSGIEPRLKTIEEHLRNSLMLVTSLNPHIGYDNAAKIAKKAHKENKTLKEVAVELGLVSAEDFDKWVRPEEMTNLKH
- the def gene encoding peptide deformylase codes for the protein MIQPICRMGNPILRKKTQEISKDYLLSDKFRQLLIDLKDSMKHYGGIGIAAPQIGVDLQVAIIELMGFNRYGEEVNLPLTTFVNPKIEYLTNEEQGFWEGCLSVPGLRGFVERPKKVRVRYLNEKAEPQELVAEGFLATVLQHELDHLQGVLYVDRIKDPKLLSYQEEFEEFIQAPSIE
- a CDS encoding Mpo1 family 2-hydroxy fatty acid dioxygenase, yielding MRTYNQWMDEYGVSHQNHTNQLIHKICVPLIMLTVVGFLWCIPTPAVFASIPFLNWATLFIAGCLCFYLSLNFIQFLGMIVQTFIMCFICHHLYQAGILLPFCIIVFVLAWIGQFWGHKIEGKKPSFLQDIAFLLIGPLWVTRFFYRKIGINV